The following are encoded in a window of Spodoptera frugiperda isolate SF20-4 chromosome 3, AGI-APGP_CSIRO_Sfru_2.0, whole genome shotgun sequence genomic DNA:
- the LOC118274056 gene encoding forkhead box protein C1, whose product MCSGAEGGPWPLGKDAPTVTAAALDHYRLQLYNYAVAERLRLYPPSVAPCYAPYGPRLALSMSLLQQRVLQPEEPKPQHSYIGLIAMAILSSPERKLVLSDIYQHILDNYPYFRSRGPGWRNSIRHNLSLNDCFVKAGRSANGKGHYWAIHPANIEDFRKGDFRRRKAQRKVRKHMGLAVDDDGEDSPSPPPQSPPPTALPLPFWGAGRLPGGAQARKRQFDVASLLAPDDAPEKRQRRDSSCEEEQEEDIDVVASDQEERATEDEVRAPLAPAAQYPLLGGWWPALEPALLQQLRRSALAPAPPSPSDQQRPPDT is encoded by the coding sequence ATGTGCAGTGGAGCCGAAGGAGGCCCCTGGCCGCTCGGCAAGGACGCGCCAACAGTTACCGCCGCGGCTCTGGATCACTATCGTTTGCAACTGTATAACTATGCAGTGGCCGAGCGACTTCGCCTGTACCCGCCATCCGTGGCACCGTGTTACGCACCTTACGGGCCTCGACTGGCCCTCTCCATGTCGCTGCTGCAGCAACGAGTTCTGCAGCCCGAGGAGCCGAAACCGCAGCATAGTTACATCGGTCTCATCGCCATGGCGATCCTCAGCTCGCCGGAACGCAAGCTAGTGCTCTCCGACATCTATCAGCACATTTTGGACAACTATCCGTACTTCCGCTCCCGTGGACCTGGCTGGCGCAACTCAATAAGGCATAATTTGTCTCTCAACGATTGCTTCGTGAAAGCCGGGCGATCGGCCAACGGTAAAGGACACTATTGGGCGATACATCCCGCCAACATTGAAGACTTTCGCAAAGGAGATTTCCGAAGACGTAAAGCTCAAAGAAAAGTAAGGAAACACATGGGACTGGCTGTTGATGACGACGGCGAAGATTCTCCATCACCACCGCCTCAGTCGCCGCCGCCGACGGCTCTGCCCTTACCTTTCTGGGGAGCAGGCCGACTTCCCGGCGGCGCCCAGGCGCGCAAGAGACAATTTGATGTGGCTTCTCTGTTGGCTCCTGACGATGCTCCTGAGAAGCGACAGCGACGAGACAGCAGTTGTGAGGAGGAGCAGGAGGAAGACATAGACGTGGTAGCGAGTGACCAGGAGGAGCGCGCCACCGAGGACGAGGTGCGGGCCCCGCTGGCCCCGGCCGCGCAGTACCCGCTGCTGGGCGGCTGGTGGCCGGCGCTGGAGCCCGCGCTGCTGCAGCAGCTGCGCCGCTCGGCGCTGGCGCCGGCGCCCCCCAGTCCCAGTGACCAGCAGCGCCCACCCGACACCTAA
- the LOC118274081 gene encoding alpha-(1,3)-fucosyltransferase C-like gives MVALLRLVTYFLFYKRSTKYALASFLFIMMLLIVWRSGFIRVRNIPSSSNKYVLSWQWYYMIENDDDSSKFPELQCRVNNCIFTGDKNFFGGDHSRFDAIFFYQKVLELDEEYLPINRSDSQVYVFATVESAYNYPACETYFDDFFNLTLTFRLDSDISWPYFLVRDLAGQVVAPKVDVKWPEQENTSISSSTLSILSNKTRAAAWLVSHCRADSLRDEYLTRLSEHLYHFSLEIDVFGKCSNIKCRYGNCAEMFTRDYYFYMAFENSFAPDYVTEKVLHGYNNYAVPIVYGGANYTRFLPPGSYINAHEYHPYNLAYIMYQAIKNPSIYYEYFKWRNFYTIDAGPPGTHPLCKLCEVLNTGELSPKTYPKFRLWWNLPNGMKWCLPQSFWNEMTLVHVDNSHIVNMY, from the exons ATGGTAGCCTTGTTGAGATTGGTCacgtattttcttttctataaacgCTCAACAAAATATGCACTAGCatcgtttttgtttattatgatgCTTTTAATTGTGTGGCGGAGTGGGTTCATTCGAGTTAGAAACATACCGTCGTCTTCAAACAAGTACGTACTGTCGTGGCAATGGTACTACATGATTGAAAACGATGACGACTCGTCAAAATTCCCAGAGTTACAGTGTCGAGTAAACAACTGCATATTCACTGGTGATAAGAATTTCTTCGGCGGAGACCACTCGCGATTCGacgctatatttttttatcagaaAGTTTTGGAACTCGACGAAGAATACCTTCCAATAAACCGGTCCGATTCACAAGTATACGTATTCGCAACAGTAGAGTCTGCATACAACTATCCGGCTTGTGAGACCTATTTCGATGACTTCTTCAACTTGACGCTCACATTCAGACTTGATTCAGATATTAGTTGGCCTTACTTTTTGGTACGCGACCTCGCGGGTCAAGTCGTGGCTCCAAAAGTCGACGTAAAATGGCCAGAGCAGGAAAATACATCGATTAGTTCAAGTACATTGAGTATTTTGTCTAATAAAACTAGGGCTGCCGCCTGGCTGGTGAGTCACTGTCGGGCTGACAGCTTGAGGGACGAGTACCTCACGCGACTCAGCGAGCATTTATACCACTTTTCACTTGAGATTGACGTGTTTGGTAAATGCTCTAACATAAAATGCCGATATGGTAATTGCGCAGAAATGTTCACCAGGGATTATTATTTCTACATGGCATTCGAGAATTCTTTCGCTCCAGATTACGTCACGGAGAAGGTGCTGCATGGGTACAATAATTACGCAGTTCCCATTGTGTACGGCGGCGCTAATTACACCAG ATTCCTGCCACCTGGATCGTACATCAACGCGCATGAATATCATCCGTATAACTTGGCATACATTATGTACCAAGCTATAAAAAATCCATCGATATACTACGAGTACTTTAAATGGAGGAACTTCTACACGATAGACGCAGGCCCACCGGGCACCCACCCTCTTTGCAAGCTTTGTGAGGTCTTAAACACGGGCGAATTAAGTCCTAAGACGTATCCCAAGTTTAGGCTTTGGTGGAATCTACCCAACGGCATGAAGTGGTGCTTGCCACAGTCATTTTGGAATGAAATGACGCTTGTCCATGTCGATAATAGCCACATCGTCAATATGTACTGA